In Arachis hypogaea cultivar Tifrunner chromosome 17, arahy.Tifrunner.gnm2.J5K5, whole genome shotgun sequence, a single window of DNA contains:
- the LOC112766780 gene encoding uncharacterized protein, whose product MRTHFQLKYLVKRKGYFYHLSDSMFVKSAFYGFKSWFLSVDVSPLSNRGQNDCSSDSHNQLVLLGNSDNALTGLINDETEEHDFVNASDKAVKDDNIVCEDEMSKSVSSAKEKQMSTRKEDDTVEYDASVFRPGNDTVQREIEVMADPSLNATKEVIIESEVLKEHQHNEFNDNNTTIGIGTESMKEATEPLRATNKKKKSKRSLIHDADIMEKKGKKRSSNSHETRLTSFRKDAEAYPSNIRGGVEEEIYEDGIVSKDNSMSKPTLEKMEIGTDASLEGIPSKVKKSEKHNRSDVETKLQPSGVKEPKEPKQLNEDNLNIVLDQCNESEVGLTDRAEGRREVLQEDPKPMQLEECTPSEQNNNTEANVKESNVTPKAVYMNEMGEPVKSEKKKRRKRKDMDLDERTTTKEECTPSEQNNTDANVGELNVTSKVAVSKVVVVGLSAVEKSEKKRQTRKR is encoded by the exons ATGAGGACACACTTCCAGCTCAAATATCTG GTAAAGCGCAAAGGGTACTTTTATCACCTATCTGATTCCATGTTTGTAAAAAGTGCCTTCTATGGTTTCAAGAGCTGGTTTCTTAGTGTGGATGTTTCTCCATTGAGCAATCGTGGTCAAAATGATTGTTCTTCTGATTCTCATAACCAGCTGGTACTTCTTGGAAATTCAGATAATGCCTTGACTGGTTTGATCAATGATGAGACAGAAGAACATGATTTTGTGAATGCATCTGATAAAGCTGTTAAGGATGATAACATCGTTTGCGAAGATGAAATGTCAAAATCTGTGTCTAGTGCAAAGGAAAAACAGATGAGTACAAGGAAAGAAGATGATACTGTGGAATATGATGCTTCTGTTTTTAGGCCAGGTAATGATACTGTTCAAAGGGAGATTGAGGTTATGGCAGACCCTTCATTAAATGCAACTAAAGAAGTAATCATTGAAAGTGAAGTTCTAAAGGAGCATCAGCACAATGAATTCAATGATAATAACACGACAATTGGCATTGGTACTGAGTCAATGAAAGAGGCTACTGAACCTTTACGTGCtacaaataagaagaagaaaagtaaGAGATCTTTGATTCATGATGCTGATATTAtggagaagaaagggaagaagagatcATCAAATTCTCATGAGACACGTTTGACTTCATTCAGGAAAGATGCAGAAGCATATCCTTCCAACATTCGAGGGGGTGTTGAAGAGGAAATTTATGAAGATGGTATAGTCTCTAAAG ATAACAGCATGAGCAAACCTACGCTTGAAAAAATGGAGATTGGAACTGATGCATCCTTAGAAGGCATTCCATCTAAAGTAAAGAAGTCAGAAAAACACAACCGTTCTGATGTTGAAACAAAATTACAACCTTCGGGTGTAAAGGAGCCAAAGGAACCCAAGCAGTTGAATGAAGATAATTTGAATATTGTTCTTGACCAGTGCAATGAAAGTGAGGTTGGTCTGACTGATAGAGCTGAAGGAAGAAGAGAAGTATTACAAGAAGATCCTAAGCCAATGCAGTTGGAAGAATGCACACCATCTGAACAGAATAATAACACTGAAGCAAATGTCAAGGAATCAAATGTGACTCCGAAAGCTGTTTATATGAATGAGATGGGTGAACCTGTAAAATctgagaaaaagaagagaaggaagagaaaAGATATGGATTTGGACgaaagaacaactacaaaagaaGAGTGCACACCATCTGAACAGAATAATACAGATGCAAATGTCGGTGAATTAAATGTGACTTCAAAAGTTGCTGTTTCAAAAGTTGTTGTGGTTGGACTCAGTGCAGTAGAAAAATCAGAGAAGAAAAGACAGACAAGAAAAAGATAA